Proteins encoded in a region of the Triplophysa dalaica isolate WHDGS20190420 chromosome 10, ASM1584641v1, whole genome shotgun sequence genome:
- the si:dkey-121a11.3 gene encoding uncharacterized protein KIAA1614, with the protein MQDAVRSEDAEPLPAASQNNDLANLRERPEPTQAENWRPSSTSPEPGSSSAPSSTPTRQTQSSAVSALQSKVKSLAERKVIWKEPASATKDKRMVSGTFKLGYALTDAWGSSSSDEEPQLERSEYDHVTPMLAIPCGLGEGASVESLVSDVCGTQGDHVSLSDKPWMPPKCFWRSGSPQTVLPNMDVPVGTDEGTLCSVASKMAQRFPRELQRSDSLESHLRRYNHVEVGSTMQSGLWRSDSLESVCSSGSSLSLAERVEMNRGLLKQMLQKPQTKYDEGGEVTNPEQRLENSTHTGGRGICGQNDSDLDSGISLQGSESSQRAFVLADDLPLSPRHEQAKRLLERARMKARSNPLKADHTILPVQRDNLELLSWIGVHQAPLAGKEGVAVHSGNLSDSSSGDSAGGTRRRHGQSPTRVRFEDESEKEAEVRYLERLRQRRRAGERAQGLLVSKPSLSSYIGGHTEADSGSIFWKAKAKKSLANGNGHYRSPAVNRQCNSCGTFLHDVHGASLNATVSNGEVGGKIPCWVAPTLPNRLVRIEQIKETYIGKTSPAIVQSDGTHCSPPNAVDYLSAKGTIQKLKKKVRKLETKNEPLYVNGLRDGDKLAVSGTQMCFSNGVMTLPHNPYATEQPGQMKIAFPVAPPLPPKGEPHNLPQPTPPPLQPKKSALKSSSKGRSAGQRVVTLMSSPEYCVVQMDSVKVGGAVESFSQEQPSAGLGYWEDRSLVVSPSLARTRNIPVQGEEWSQTTDVEQAVGPLGSDATSGSAESTQTRLNDGHVRGPIKSVLHRANSPNLSQAGTDAEHREGRSKLSLRRFFSAMGLNSVGLLGKGRSSSMDHLSLHPKPNSNTTSNPRQTSPSTSPSPTHRHYNQLKKAPSLQTIRLGSPFLQMRRSSSAQNLQITMKKTDRSSAYSPGEQPCSPVLTRDLQRALSVEDVGRPSAVRSVGRVAQAFPDGTILLELSRPPNGPFGFLISRGKGRPDSGVYVEEMGDSNTEKLYAGLLGVGDEILEVNGEKVAGLSLDLVTRLMTQNSTASIRVLRHRRLQR; encoded by the exons ATGCAGGACGCAGTCAGGTCTGAGGATGCCGAACCTCTTCCTGCAGCCTCCCAAAACAACGATCTCGCCAATCTCAGGGAGCGACCTGAACCCACGCAGGCGGAGAATTGGCGTCCATCTAGCACCAGCCCAGAGCCTGGCTCCTCATCTGCTCCCTCTTCGACTCCCACCCGACAAACCCAAAGCTCTGCAGTATCAGCTCTGCAGTCCAAGGTCAAGTCTCTCGCTGAGCGCAAAGTTATTTGGAAAGAACCAGCAAGTGCAACCAAGGACAAGAGGATGGTTTCGGGGACCTTCAAGTTGGGATATGCTCTCACCGACGCTTGGGGCTCTAGTAGCAGCGACGAGGAGCCTCAGTTGGAAAGAAGCGAGTATGACCATGTTACACCCATGCTTGCAATTCCATGTGGACTTGGAGAAGGAGCGAGTGTAGAAAGCCTGGTTAGTGATGTCTGTGGAACTCAAGGGGACCATGTGTCACTGTCTGATAAACCGTGGATGCCTCCCAAGTGCTTCTGGAGGTCCGGTAGCCCGCAGACGGTGCTTCCAAACATGGACGTTCCTGTGGGGACAGACGAAGGAACCCTGTGTTCGGTTGCTTCCAAAATGGCCCAAAGGTTCCCAAGAGAACTGCAAAGATCTGACAGTTTGGAGAGCCACCTGCGCAGGTACAATCACGTTGAGGTCGGATCGACGATGCAAAGTGGACTCTGGCGATCCGACAGTTTGGAGAGCGTGTGCAGCAGCGGGAGCTCGTTGTCGCTGGCAGAGAGGGTCGAGATGAACCGTGGCCTTCTCAAACAGATGCTGCAGAAACCCCAGACTAAATATGACGAGGGTGGCGAGGTGACAAACCCGGAACAGCGACTAGAGAACTCGACGCACACTGGTGGCAGAG GTATCTGTGGCCAGAACGACAGTGATCTGGATTCTGGAATATCCCTTCAAGGTAGTGAGAGCAGTCAAAG GGCCTTTGTGTTGGCCGACGACCTTCCGCTGAGCCCGCGACACGAGCAGGCCAAACGACTGCTGGAAAGAGCGCGTATGAAGGCCCGGTCCAACCCTCTTAAAGCCGACCACACCATCCTGCCCGTCCAGAGGGACAACCT GGAGCTGCTGTCCTGGATTGGCGTACACCAGGCTCCTCTTGCGGGAAAGGAGGGCGTGGCGGTGCACTCGGGCAACCTCAGTGACTCCTCCAGCGGCGACTCTGCGGGCGGGACCAGGCGCAGACACGGCCAGTCACCCACGCGGGTGCGTTTCGAAGACGAATCGGAGAAGGAAGCCGAAGTGCGCTACCTGGAGCGCCTGCGCCAGCGACGCAGGGCCGGAGAAAGGGCCCAGGGGTTGCTGGTGTCCAAACCCAGTCTATCTTCTTACATCGGCGGTCATACGGAAGCCGACTCAGGTTCGATATTCTGGAAGGCCAAAGCTAAGAAGAGTCTGGCGAATGGCAACGGGCATTACAGAAGTCCGGCGGTGAATAGGCAGTGCAATTCCTGTGGGACGTTTCTGCATGATGTACACGGGGCTAGCTTGAACGCCACGGTATCAAACGGAGAAGTCGGAGGGAAGATACCGTGTTGGGTGGCTCCCACCCTTCCCAATCGCCTGGTTCGAATCGAACAGATTAAGGAGACGTATATCGGAAAGACGAGTCCCGCCATCGTCCAGAGCGATGGAACGCACTGCAGTCCGCCGAATGCTGTGGATTATTTGAGTGCTAAAGGAACAATCCAAAAGCTGAAGAAGAAGGTTAGGAAACTAGAGACCAAGAATGAACCCTTGTATGTCAACGGCCTCAGGGACGGCGACAAACTCGCGGTCAGCGGAACTCAGATGTGTTTTTCGAACGGAGTTATGACATTGCCTCACAATCCCTACGCCACAGAACAACCAGGACAGATGAAAATCGCATTCCCTGTGGCTCCTCCGTTGCCTCCAAAAGGAGAACCACACAACCTTCCACAACCAACCCCTCCGCCTCTCCAACCCAAAAAATCTGCTCTGAAATCAAGCTCAAAAGGCCGTTCCGCCGGTCAGCGAGTTGTCACCCTCATGTCTTCGCCAGAGTACTGCGTTGTGCAAATGGACTCCGTCAAGGTAGGGGGCGCTGTGGAGAGCTTTTCTCAGGAGCAGCCCTCCGCTGGGTTGGGTTACTGGGAAGACAGATCATTGGTGGTGAGCCCTTCTTTAGCCAGAACAAGAAACATTCCAGTGCAAGGGGAGGAATGGTCCCAAACGACAG ATGTAGAGCAGGCTGTAGGACCGCTGGGATCTGATGCAACATCCGGCAGTGCTGAATCAACCCAAACCCGTCTGAATGACGGACACGTCCGAGGACCAATCAAATCAGTGCTTCACAGGGCCAACAGCCCAAACCTTTCACA AGCAGGGACAGACGCTGAGCACCGGGAGGGTCGATCCAAACTGTCCCTGCGGCGCTTCTTCTCTGCCATGGGACTGAACAGCGTGGGGTTGCTGGGAAAAGGACGTTCAAGCAGCATGGATCATCTCAGCCTGCACCCTAAACCCAACTCGAACACGACCTCGAACCCAAGACAGACCTCACCCTCAACATCCCCCAGCCCAACACACAGACACTATAACCAGCTGAAGAAAGCTCCCTCACTACAGACCATCCGCCTG GGGTCTCCATTTCTCCAAATGAGAAGATCCTCGTCGGCTCAAAACCTTCAGATcacaatgaaaaaaacagacagatcTTCAGCATACAGTCCAGGAGAACAGCCCTGTAGCCCTGTACTCACCAG ggaCCTCCAGCGTGCCTTAAGTGTAGAGGACGTAGGGCGGCCCAGTGCTGTGCGCTCGGTGGGTCGTGTGGCTCAGGCCTTCCCTGACGGCACAATCCTGCTGGAACTCTCAAGACCTCCAAATGGACCCTTCGGCTTTCTCATCTCACGAGGCAAAGGCAGGCCAGACTCAG GGGTGTACGTTGAAGAGATGGGCGACAGCAACACTGAAAAGCTCTACGCTGGTTTACTTGGAGTCGGCGATGAGATTCTGGAGGTGAACGGGGAGAAGGTGGCTGGACTGAGTTTGGACCTGGTGACCCGTTTAATGACTCAGAACAGCACCGCGTCCATCCGGGTTCTCCGGCATAGACGACTCCAGCGCTAA